The Couchioplanes caeruleus sequence GCCTGACCTTGCCGTTGATCAGCATCTCGACGCGGCGGACCCCGCCGGCGTCCGAGGCGGTGGCGGAGAGCCTGACCGTGCCGGAGACCCGGGCGTTGTGAGCCGGCCCGCTGGTGATCCTCAGTTTCGGAGCGGTGTTGTCGGCGATGACCGAGCGCTCGACGTCGGTCCGGTTGCCGGCCTTGTCGAAGACCCTGATCTGCAGCGCGACCTTGCCGTTGCGGCCGGCGGTGTCGTACGGCAGCTCGTACGGCGCGATGTTGTCCTGACCCTTGTACCTGCCGTCGGCGTACAGGACGACGTTGCGGATTCCGGAGAAGGCGTCGGCGGCACCCGAGGTCTTGATCATGATCTTTCCGCGTACGCGCGCGTTCTGTGCCGGGGTCACGCCGGCGATCGTCGGCGGGGTGGCGTCCGTGGTGATGGTCAGCGCCTTGGCCGCGTCGAGCATGCCGTGCTTGACCCAGCCGTTGCCGCCGATGGGGCGGGCCGAGCGCAGCAGCGCCCGCTGCAACGACCAGCCGGTGTAGCTCGGGTGCGCGCTCTTGATCAGGCCGGCCACGCCGGCCACCATCGGCGCCGCGAAGGACGTGCCCTGCTGACCGGTGTGGTAGTCGCCGAAGCGGTCCATGCCGACGACGTCGCCGGGGGCCGCGATGTCGACCCAGTCGTCGCCGGGCTTGTTGAAGCTGGAGAAATCGGCGCGGGTCTGCGAGTTGCGGGCGGTGGCACCCACCGCCACGACGTCGGGGTACGCGGCCGGATACTGCTTGACGTTCCGCAGCCTGCTGCTCCGGCCGTCGTTGCCCGCCGCCGCGACGACCAGCACACCCTTGACGTTGGCATAGGCGACCGCGTCGGCGAGCACCTTGCTGCTCTGCGTGCCGCCCAGCGACAGGTTGATGATCTTCGCGCCCGCGTTGGTGGCGTACACGATGCCCTTGGCGACGGTGCTGTCGTGTCCCATGCCGTTCCGGTCGAGCACCTTGACCGGCATGATGGTGCAGCTCCAGCAGCCGCCGGCCATGCCGGCGCC is a genomic window containing:
- a CDS encoding S8 family serine peptidase, which produces MKLVSRRVVVGALSTAVVAAMAGVTTWALAEETPEGPVRLVVGMKRNADTAAPMRTASAMGVRAMDTAGPAEEAMTALRARTVEVSAARRARVVEALKKDPNVAYVEVDHVRKAFDVTPDDPMYTTLDADGVRLQSEVDQVRLPAAWETTTGSAVKIAVLDSGVTKTGDLANALVGGYNYVGNNTNTTDDAGHGTTVASLIAGRGNNGAGMAGGCWSCTIMPVKVLDRNGMGHDSTVAKGIVYATNAGAKIINLSLGGTQSSKVLADAVAYANVKGVLVVAAAGNDGRSSRLRNVKQYPAAYPDVVAVGATARNSQTRADFSSFNKPGDDWVDIAAPGDVVGMDRFGDYHTGQQGTSFAAPMVAGVAGLIKSAHPSYTGWSLQRALLRSARPIGGNGWVKHGMLDAAKALTITTDATPPTIAGVTPAQNARVRGKIMIKTSGAADAFSGIRNVVLYADGRYKGQDNIAPYELPYDTAGRNGKVALQIRVFDKAGNRTDVERSVIADNTAPKLRITSGPAHNARVSGTVRLSATASDAGGVRRVEMLINGKVRQTDTASPYKFSFKASSYRSGMKVQIRAVDTAGNVKAEKARTYKR